One stretch of Euphorbia lathyris chromosome 7, ddEupLath1.1, whole genome shotgun sequence DNA includes these proteins:
- the LOC136201425 gene encoding serpin-ZX-like translates to METRTSQTKNNNLEFGIRIATHSILKEINHACKSNLKEELRNEINSWAREVSKWHIDELLSEDFFSKEAILVLASALYFKGTWLQNFDPLDTRDEDFHLLNGQTVRVPFMKRSNSYNFYGSFDGFKLLKMQYKFGKFGGKNYAMYIFLPDKKDGLQELVEKFHSDPKFLLENRKLREVKLDKLWLPKLKYEYGLDAGESMIKLGLDLPFDRMKAEIYEIVETLFGVVYLSKAFQKCYIEVNEEGTIATAVTAFEVCFGSIMPCMEPSQLSFVADHPFLFMIKEEISGIPLFVGAALNPLL, encoded by the exons ATGGAGACCAGAACATCTCAAACGAAAAACAACAATTTGGAGTTTGGGATACGAATTGCTACGCACTCCATTCTCAAAGAAATCAACCATGCCTGCAAAAGCAATTTG AAGGAGGAACTCAGGAATGAAATCAATTCTTGGGCACGAGAAGTATCGAAATGGCACATCGATGAACTTCTTTCAGAAGATTTCTTCAGTAAAGAAGCAATTCTTGTACTTGCAAGTGCACTCTACTTTAAAGGAACATGGCTTCAAAATTTTGATCCCTTAGATACTAGAGATGAAGATTTTCATCTCCTTAATGGACAAACCGTGAGAGTTCCGTTCATGAAGAGATCAAATAGTTACAACTTTTATGGATCGTTTGACGGTTTTAAGCTACTCAAAATGCAATACAAATTTGGCAAATTCGGTGGAAAAAACTACGCCATGTATATCTTTCTTCCTGATAAGAAAGATGGACTACAAGAACTGGTAGAAAAGTTCCACTCTGATCCAAAATTTTTACTTGAGAATCGCAAGCTTCGAGAAGTCAAACTTGATAAACTGTGGTTGCCGAAGTTGAAGTATGAATATGGATTAGATGCTGGTGAGAGCATGATCAAACTGGGATTGGATTTGCCTTTTGATCGGATGAAAGCCGAGATTTATGAGATAGTTGAAACTTTATTCGGAGTAGTTTATTTGTCAAAAGCATTTCAGAAATGTTATATCGAAGTAAATGAGGAAGGCACAATTGCAACTGCGGTTACTGCATTTGAAGTTTGTTTTGGAAGCATCATGCCTTGTATGGAGCCATCTCAACTAAGTTTTGTAGCAGACCATCCGTTTTTGTTTATGATCAAAGAAGAGatttctggtattcctcttTTTGTTGGAGCTGCTCTCAATCCCCTCTTATAG
- the LOC136235998 gene encoding uncharacterized protein isoform X2 — translation MAFNSFIRRVSASILCVGYKGAISPVLNIEDRSRSYILGRQFPPLLRFSTATGENLVREIVAYVDTPQPSDDVEAIPDGFPFEIAHSSSLVCLKRRNQRMLFYMTAKPGSVVCTRLSTSKYFNTNMERFEQFLAIRGINLCTMKFLFDYCRTRASSPIAHLVEGIGDGLPFEIKDDGSELTLTRKYQDETIQVGVRVNKMKRGGDDIRDLVLRVRISCGDDSENSLEFSVTAFPDSPHKIVIDTMYANERCTGFQEAFKDYFEQRGINVSTTDFLFHFIQKLKAKLNTKKCFQGIDVESLKDLTYPLQYW, via the exons ATGGCTTTCAATTCCTTTATTCGCAGAGTTTCTGCTTCAATTCTCTGTGTCGGGTATAAGGGAGCAATCTCCCCTGTGCTTAATATTGAAGACCGCAGTCGTAGCTACATTCTCGGTAGACAATTTCCTCCATTGTTACGATTCTCGACGGCTACCGGTGAGAATCTTGTTCGCGAAATTGTAGCCTATGTCGATACACCCCAGCCATCCGATGAT GTGGAAGCTATACCAGATGGATTTCCTTTTGAAATTGCACATAGTAGTTCATTAGTATGCCTTAAAAGAAG GAATCAACGTATGCTGTTTTACATGACTGCTAAACCCGGTTCAGTTGTTTGTACACGGTTGTCGACGAG CAAATATTTTAATACAAATATGGAGCGATTCGAACAATTTCTTGCAATTAGAGGCATCAATTTGTGCACAATGAAATTTTTGTTTGATTACTGTCGGACTCGTGCGTCCTCTCCTATAGCTCACTTG GTAGAAGGAATCGGAGATGGATTGCCTTTTGAAATTAAAGATGATGGTTCTGAACTAACTCTTACAAGGAAGTACCAAGATGAGACAATCCAAGTTGGAGTTAGAGTTAATAAAATGAAACGCGGTGGTGATGATATTCGAGATCTAGTTTTGCGTGTCCGTATTTCTTGCGGGGATGATTCTGAGAATTCTCTGGAGTTTTCAGTTACTGCTTTCCCTGATAGCCCACATAAGATTGTTATTGATACCATGTATGCAAA TGAGAGGTGTACTGGATTTCAGGAGGCTTTCAAAGATTATTTTGAGCAAAGAGGGATCAATGTTAGCACCACAGACTTTTTGTTCCATTTCATtcagaaactgaaagccaagCTGAACACCAAGAAATGCTTCCAAGGGATTGATGTGGAAAGTCTCAAGGACCTTACATATCCCTTACAGTATTGGTGA
- the LOC136235998 gene encoding uncharacterized protein isoform X1: MAFNSFIRRVSASILCVGYKGAISPVLNIEDRSRSYILGRQFPPLLRFSTATGENLVREIVAYVDTPQPSDDVEAIPDGFPFEIAHSSSLVCLKRRYQDEVIDISVPLFEHDPSSFEMTGYIGKSRNQRMLFYMTAKPGSVVCTRLSTSKYFNTNMERFEQFLAIRGINLCTMKFLFDYCRTRASSPIAHLVEGIGDGLPFEIKDDGSELTLTRKYQDETIQVGVRVNKMKRGGDDIRDLVLRVRISCGDDSENSLEFSVTAFPDSPHKIVIDTMYANERCTGFQEAFKDYFEQRGINVSTTDFLFHFIQKLKAKLNTKKCFQGIDVESLKDLTYPLQYW; this comes from the exons ATGGCTTTCAATTCCTTTATTCGCAGAGTTTCTGCTTCAATTCTCTGTGTCGGGTATAAGGGAGCAATCTCCCCTGTGCTTAATATTGAAGACCGCAGTCGTAGCTACATTCTCGGTAGACAATTTCCTCCATTGTTACGATTCTCGACGGCTACCGGTGAGAATCTTGTTCGCGAAATTGTAGCCTATGTCGATACACCCCAGCCATCCGATGAT GTGGAAGCTATACCAGATGGATTTCCTTTTGAAATTGCACATAGTAGTTCATTAGTATGCCTTAAAAGAAGGTATCAAGATGAGGTGATTGATATTTCGGTTCCCCTCTTTGAACATGATCCTTCAAGTTTCGAAATGACTGGCTATATTGGTAAAAGCAGGAATCAACGTATGCTGTTTTACATGACTGCTAAACCCGGTTCAGTTGTTTGTACACGGTTGTCGACGAG CAAATATTTTAATACAAATATGGAGCGATTCGAACAATTTCTTGCAATTAGAGGCATCAATTTGTGCACAATGAAATTTTTGTTTGATTACTGTCGGACTCGTGCGTCCTCTCCTATAGCTCACTTG GTAGAAGGAATCGGAGATGGATTGCCTTTTGAAATTAAAGATGATGGTTCTGAACTAACTCTTACAAGGAAGTACCAAGATGAGACAATCCAAGTTGGAGTTAGAGTTAATAAAATGAAACGCGGTGGTGATGATATTCGAGATCTAGTTTTGCGTGTCCGTATTTCTTGCGGGGATGATTCTGAGAATTCTCTGGAGTTTTCAGTTACTGCTTTCCCTGATAGCCCACATAAGATTGTTATTGATACCATGTATGCAAA TGAGAGGTGTACTGGATTTCAGGAGGCTTTCAAAGATTATTTTGAGCAAAGAGGGATCAATGTTAGCACCACAGACTTTTTGTTCCATTTCATtcagaaactgaaagccaagCTGAACACCAAGAAATGCTTCCAAGGGATTGATGTGGAAAGTCTCAAGGACCTTACATATCCCTTACAGTATTGGTGA